The DNA sequence ataaataaatacataaatacataaataaataaataatctacgAAAAACTACTCAGAATAATTTAACCGAATGATGTCAATTCAAGCGTGAATTTAAGAACACGCAGGAGCTCCTTTCGAACCACCTCCCATGCGCAGACACTGTAGTCCtgaaggagaaaagaaaaaagacagcAATTAATTATAGCCTATGGGCTTGAATGACAATATTTTGTTAGAGTGATTTGTAAACCATATTTTATGCATGCTGAACAACGAGGTCTGGTGTACCTTGTTTCTGAGGAGAGTGGCCAGTTTATCAAAATAGGTTTTCAGTGCATCTTCTCTTGTGGGAAAATCATCCACGGGTCGCTGCTTTCGCCTCATAATCTACACACGGATGAGAAATGTGAGACGATTACAGACATGTGCATACATTTATCTGTGAAAttctattaaaaatgtattattccCTTACACATTGGTAGTCGTCAGTTAAACGGAAAACTATGTTTTGTAAATCCTCCACTTTCTTCTGGTTCCAGGATTCTGGATGACTATCGTTGGCAAACAGGTAGTCAATGTGCTCCATGATTTTATACTCTGCCTTTGCTACACCGatgttctgtaaaataaacatataacaaagaaaacattatGCCGGGTCTCCTTCATCATTCTGGGTTCTAGCAAGTAGCCTGTCAACAGAAACATTTAGACAATCTAATATACATTGAATGACTAGTCTTGATGTGTTAAAGTTCACCTGATTGGAGTCATTTGATTGCAGTGCAGATTTCTGGAAGGTTATTTTGACGTTTTCTTTTAAGCATTCACGAGGAAAAAGACCTCCCTATGAGGAAAGACACAACATAGGTTAAGATATAGTTTAATATGTACAACAGGTAAAGGAATGAAAAGCAACCGAAAAAAACTTACCATATTCTCAAGTAGACTGTGAGTCGTTTTCACGAGATCCCGCCGCATGATGCATTTTGTTGGCATTGAacaaatttgggcgaaaaaaaGAAATTGACACAGCAAAGCGATACATTTCCAAAGTGCCATTGTATTTGTGTGAGACAAGAAAGCAAACAGATCAGAAAAATTatgctgaaagtcaaaaattaaAAGTGCTGTAAAATAGCACTCGGTAACAAACGGTGGTGAAACCTCTTGAAAGTCTGATATTGCTGAAGACATGGATGCCAATCGTCTGTTTTATAGTCTTCTAGTGATGAATGGAAAGAGAATAGTCTAATtgtttctggatttttttaaacCGCAGTGTTTAGCGAATGCTTTATTGTTTCCCTCATGCGCCTCTCTTTCTCCTTTGTTGAGGTTAATGAGGATGtggtctatctatctatctatctatctatctatctatcta is a window from the Onychostoma macrolepis isolate SWU-2019 chromosome 03, ASM1243209v1, whole genome shotgun sequence genome containing:
- the ifnphi2 gene encoding interferon phi 2 encodes the protein MALWKCIALLCQFLFFAQICSMPTKCIMRRDLVKTTHSLLENMGGLFPRECLKENVKITFQKSALQSNDSNQNIGVAKAEYKIMEHIDYLFANDSHPESWNQKKVEDLQNIVFRLTDDYQCIMRRKQRPVDDFPTREDALKTYFDKLATLLRNKDYSVCAWEVVRKELLRVLKFTLELTSFG